One segment of Haloplanus natans DSM 17983 DNA contains the following:
- a CDS encoding DUF106 domain-containing protein: MARIEQKVRDLVSEDAEMEAVVRTVLDHADDGEVKWVDVREDLSSGQWGRLIETGVLVDGDAGFRLAAPEATRDALENGEAETTTSTTTTSSSDDDESSWSKWDKGAAVVSIALFAGYSWAPMRNVIGNGMNVFLGPLNTALPFYAVVMILAVVTGLYSTILQANLMDSEKMGAYQEKMQEIQEKRKEAKERGDDEALDRIQDEQMEAMGDQMGMFKEQFRPMVWIMFLTIPVFLWMYWGVGIGANATPIFDLEPLVLPFAGERAWTDQVLGPIQVWIVWYFLCSMGFTQIIRKGLNINISPTGS; encoded by the coding sequence ATGGCACGGATCGAGCAGAAAGTGCGGGACCTCGTCTCCGAGGACGCGGAGATGGAGGCGGTCGTTCGGACCGTCCTCGACCACGCGGACGACGGCGAGGTCAAGTGGGTCGACGTTCGTGAAGACCTCTCCAGCGGGCAGTGGGGTCGACTCATCGAGACCGGCGTACTGGTCGACGGCGACGCCGGCTTCCGGCTGGCCGCCCCCGAGGCGACTCGTGACGCCCTCGAAAACGGCGAGGCGGAGACGACCACGTCCACGACCACTACCTCGTCGAGCGACGACGACGAATCCTCGTGGTCGAAGTGGGACAAGGGCGCGGCGGTCGTCAGTATCGCGCTCTTCGCCGGCTACTCCTGGGCGCCGATGCGGAACGTCATCGGCAACGGGATGAACGTCTTTCTCGGCCCTCTGAACACGGCGCTCCCCTTCTACGCCGTCGTCATGATCCTCGCGGTCGTGACGGGGCTGTACTCGACCATCCTGCAGGCGAACCTGATGGACTCCGAAAAGATGGGCGCCTACCAGGAGAAGATGCAGGAGATCCAAGAGAAACGCAAGGAGGCGAAAGAACGGGGCGACGACGAGGCGCTCGATCGCATCCAAGACGAGCAGATGGAGGCGATGGGCGACCAGATGGGTATGTTCAAAGAGCAGTTCCGCCCGATGGTGTGGATCATGTTCCTCACCATCCCCGTCTTCCTGTGGATGTACTGGGGAGTCGGCATCGGGGCGAACGCGACGCCCATCTTCGACCTCGAACCGCTGGTGCTCCCGTTCGCGGGCGAGAGAGCGTGGACCGATCAGGTGCTCGGTCCGATCCAGGTGTGGATCGTCTGGTATTTCCTCTGCTCGATGGGCTTTACGCAGATCATCCGCAAGGGGCTGAACATCAACATCAGCCCGACGGGGAGCTAG
- the cmk gene encoding (d)CMP kinase: protein MLLTVSGPAGSGKSTTAAGLAEALDLEHVSGGDIFRELAAERGYSPVEFNELAEEDERIDRDLDRRLYEIARDRDGVVLESRLAGWLAPDADFRLWLDAPIDVRAARIADREEKSVEQAREETRRRERSERKRYRDYYDIPIDDLSIYDLVMNTARWPAAAVLAVLTTAVEQYDPAADEGRYAIEGVDLDGLQP from the coding sequence ATGTTACTCACCGTGTCCGGCCCGGCGGGCAGCGGAAAGAGCACCACCGCGGCCGGCCTCGCGGAGGCGCTCGATCTGGAGCACGTCAGCGGCGGCGACATCTTCCGCGAACTCGCGGCCGAACGTGGCTACTCTCCCGTCGAGTTCAACGAACTCGCCGAGGAAGACGAGAGAATCGACCGTGATCTGGATCGGCGGCTGTACGAAATCGCCCGCGACCGCGACGGCGTCGTCCTCGAATCGCGACTCGCCGGGTGGCTCGCCCCCGACGCCGACTTCCGCCTCTGGCTCGACGCCCCCATCGACGTGCGGGCCGCCCGCATTGCCGATCGTGAGGAGAAATCCGTCGAGCAGGCCCGCGAGGAGACGCGCCGACGCGAACGGAGCGAACGAAAGCGGTACCGCGACTACTACGACATCCCTATCGACGACCTCTCGATCTACGACCTCGTTATGAACACGGCACGGTGGCCGGCAGCCGCCGTCCTCGCCGTTCTCACGACCGCCGTCGAGCAGTACGACCCGGCGGCCGACGAGGGGCGGTACGCCATCGAGGGCGTCGACCTCGACGGTCTACAGCCGTGA
- a CDS encoding adenylate kinase — MSEPHVLLLGAPGAGKGTQSKRLADAFGIEHVTTGDALRANKDMDISHMETEYDTPRAYMDAGELVPDEVVNEIVKTALSAADGYVLDGYPRNLEQAEYLSDITSLDAVVFLDVSEAELVERLTGRRVCDDCGANYHVEFSPPAEDGVCDDCGGDLIQRDDDTEDTVRERLRVYEENTAPVVEHYRDEGVLVEVDGEGTPDEVFESIREEVEAAT, encoded by the coding sequence ATGAGCGAGCCTCATGTGCTGTTGCTCGGCGCACCGGGAGCGGGTAAAGGAACCCAGAGCAAGCGCCTCGCGGACGCGTTCGGCATCGAACACGTCACTACCGGCGACGCGCTCCGTGCGAACAAGGACATGGACATCAGCCACATGGAGACGGAGTACGACACGCCGCGGGCGTACATGGACGCCGGCGAACTCGTCCCCGACGAGGTGGTCAACGAAATCGTCAAGACGGCGCTTTCGGCGGCCGACGGCTACGTCCTCGACGGCTACCCCCGCAACCTCGAACAGGCCGAATATCTCTCCGACATCACGAGTCTCGACGCCGTGGTCTTTCTCGACGTGAGCGAGGCGGAACTCGTCGAGCGTCTCACCGGCCGCCGCGTCTGTGACGACTGCGGCGCCAACTACCACGTCGAGTTCAGCCCGCCCGCGGAGGACGGCGTCTGTGACGACTGTGGCGGCGACCTGATCCAGCGCGACGACGACACCGAGGACACGGTGCGGGAGCGCCTCCGCGTCTACGAGGAGAACACGGCGCCCGTCGTCGAACATTACCGCGACGAGGGCGTCCTCGTCGAAGTCGACGGCGAAGGGACGCCGGACGAGGTGTTCGAGTCGATCCGCGAGGAAGTCGAGGCGGCGACGTAG
- a CDS encoding RNA-guided pseudouridylation complex pseudouridine synthase subunit Cbf5, protein MTCLRDPPDDRDLDALLAFGVVNLDKPPGPSAHQVAGWVRDLVGVDRAAHAGTLDPKVTGCLPVTLGDATRLAPVFLEGRKEYVAVLECHGRPPADLDDVVAEFEGELYQKPPRKSAVARRLRTRTVHGLDVLETRDRQVLLRIECASGTYIRKLCHDLGLALGTGAHMGALRRTATDPFDDRDLVTLHDLADALAFAEDGDEEPIREVVAPAERVLRDLPTVTIAPSAAEQVATGAPVYAPGVIDSEVSAPRDAGESGDEPPLVACVTPSGAAVCLGRFVGDPDGDSGTVVDLERVLV, encoded by the coding sequence GTGACCTGCCTCCGTGACCCACCCGACGACCGCGACCTCGACGCCCTCCTCGCGTTCGGCGTCGTCAACCTCGACAAGCCACCCGGCCCCTCCGCCCACCAGGTCGCGGGCTGGGTGCGCGACCTCGTGGGCGTCGACCGCGCCGCTCACGCCGGGACGCTCGACCCGAAGGTGACCGGGTGTCTGCCCGTCACCCTCGGCGACGCCACCCGCCTCGCGCCCGTCTTCCTGGAGGGCCGCAAGGAGTACGTCGCCGTCCTCGAATGCCACGGCCGCCCACCCGCCGACCTCGACGACGTGGTCGCCGAGTTCGAGGGAGAACTCTACCAGAAACCGCCGCGGAAAAGCGCCGTCGCGCGCCGCCTCCGCACCCGGACGGTCCACGGCCTCGACGTGCTCGAAACGCGTGACCGCCAGGTCCTCCTCCGGATCGAATGCGCGAGCGGCACCTACATCCGCAAGCTCTGTCACGACCTGGGCCTCGCCCTCGGGACCGGCGCACACATGGGCGCCCTCCGCCGGACCGCGACCGACCCCTTCGACGACCGCGACCTCGTGACGCTTCATGACCTCGCCGACGCCCTCGCGTTCGCCGAGGACGGCGACGAGGAGCCGATCCGGGAGGTCGTCGCCCCCGCCGAACGGGTATTGCGGGATCTGCCCACGGTCACCATCGCCCCGAGCGCCGCCGAACAGGTGGCGACCGGAGCGCCCGTCTACGCCCCCGGCGTGATCGACAGCGAGGTGTCGGCGCCTCGGGACGCCGGCGAGTCCGGCGACGAACCCCCACTCGTCGCCTGTGTCACACCCAGTGGGGCCGCAGTGTGTCTCGGGCGGTTCGTCGGCGACCCCGACGGGGACTCGGGGACCGTCGTCGATCTGGAACGGGTGCTCGTCTAG
- a CDS encoding LLM class oxidoreductase yields MTDAAYANRGYRRLFGSADLSIGLGLPLTADRMSTPAIEDEVALATHAESVGFDALWARDVPTYWPKFGDAGGAFDTWPLLSYLAARTDDIALGTSSVVLPLRHPIHVAKSAASVDRLSDGRLVLGVASGDRDPEYPAFGVDADTRGERVRESVDALRTLWREDFPTLDGSWGELDGDLTVLPDPTTDTLPLLPTGHARQSVEWIAEHGDGWLFYHLPDDTLRTYVDKWRHLAGEKPFVIAVRVALADDPAAEPEHLHLGYRAGVEWFRDYFRRLDDYGLDHVIVSLAGDDPEETVTQFAEEIVDEF; encoded by the coding sequence ATGACCGACGCCGCGTACGCGAATCGGGGGTACCGACGGCTGTTCGGGTCGGCCGATCTCTCCATCGGCCTCGGACTGCCACTGACAGCCGACCGGATGTCGACGCCGGCTATCGAGGACGAAGTCGCGCTCGCGACCCACGCCGAATCGGTCGGCTTCGATGCCCTCTGGGCGCGCGACGTGCCGACCTACTGGCCGAAATTCGGTGACGCAGGCGGCGCGTTCGACACGTGGCCACTCCTCTCATATCTGGCCGCCAGAACCGACGACATCGCCCTCGGTACGTCGAGTGTCGTCCTTCCCTTGCGCCACCCGATCCACGTCGCGAAGTCGGCCGCGAGCGTCGACCGACTCTCCGACGGGCGTCTCGTCCTCGGCGTCGCCTCCGGCGACCGCGACCCGGAGTATCCCGCCTTCGGCGTCGACGCCGACACGCGCGGCGAACGGGTCCGCGAGAGCGTCGACGCGCTCCGCACGCTCTGGCGCGAGGACTTTCCGACCCTCGACGGCTCCTGGGGCGAACTCGACGGCGACCTGACCGTCCTCCCCGACCCGACGACCGACACCCTTCCGCTCCTTCCGACCGGCCACGCACGGCAGTCCGTCGAGTGGATCGCCGAACACGGCGACGGCTGGCTGTTCTACCATCTCCCCGACGACACCCTCCGGACCTACGTCGACAAGTGGCGCCACCTCGCGGGTGAGAAGCCGTTCGTCATCGCCGTTCGTGTCGCCCTGGCCGACGACCCCGCCGCGGAGCCCGAACATCTCCACCTCGGCTACCGGGCGGGGGTGGAGTGGTTCCGCGACTACTTCCGGCGGCTCGACGACTACGGGCTGGATCACGTCATCGTGAGTCTGGCAGGTGACGATCCCGAGGAGACGGTGACGCAGTTTGCCGAGGAGATCGTGGACGAGTTCTGA
- the icd gene encoding isocitrate dehydrogenase (NADP(+)) produces the protein MSYDKVEVPADGERITVDEDGELDVPSNPIIPIIYGDGIGTDVGPAAQMVLDAAAEATGRSINWMRLYAGESAREKYDENLPAETVEAIREHRVAIKGPLTTPVGSGFRSLNVALRKKLDLYANMRPTYHLNGVPSPVTNPEKMDMVNFRENTEDVYAGIEWEAGTDDAERVREFVEEEMGFDNTIHDGPVGIGLKPISEFGSKRLIRQAINYAIRNGRDSVTLVHKGNIMKFTEAAFRDWGYELVEEEYGENVITEDELWDDYDGEAPAGTVVVKDRIADNMLQQLLTRTEQYDVLAMPNLNGDYLSDAAGAQIGGLGIAPGANLGEGACLAEPVHGSAPKYAGQDKVNPTAMILSGRIMLEQLGWEDAAGLVRDAVEETISSGTVTYDLHRQIEGGTKLATSEYAEAVVENVHDLA, from the coding sequence ATGAGCTACGACAAGGTCGAGGTTCCCGCCGACGGAGAACGCATCACCGTCGACGAGGACGGCGAACTCGACGTACCGTCGAATCCGATCATCCCGATCATCTACGGCGACGGGATCGGGACGGACGTCGGTCCAGCCGCCCAGATGGTTCTCGACGCCGCGGCCGAAGCGACGGGGCGTTCGATCAACTGGATGCGCCTCTACGCCGGCGAGTCGGCCCGGGAGAAATACGACGAGAACCTGCCCGCGGAGACGGTCGAGGCCATCCGCGAACACCGCGTCGCGATCAAGGGCCCGCTGACGACGCCCGTCGGGAGCGGGTTCCGATCGCTGAACGTCGCCCTCCGGAAAAAACTCGATCTCTACGCGAATATGCGGCCGACGTACCACCTGAACGGCGTCCCCTCGCCGGTCACGAACCCCGAGAAGATGGATATGGTCAACTTCCGGGAGAACACCGAGGACGTCTACGCCGGCATCGAGTGGGAAGCCGGTACCGACGACGCCGAACGCGTCCGCGAGTTCGTCGAAGAGGAGATGGGCTTCGATAACACCATCCACGACGGGCCGGTCGGTATCGGCCTCAAACCCATCTCGGAGTTCGGGAGCAAGCGCCTCATCCGGCAGGCGATCAACTACGCCATCCGGAACGGCCGCGATTCCGTGACGCTCGTCCACAAGGGCAACATCATGAAGTTCACCGAGGCGGCCTTCCGCGACTGGGGCTACGAACTCGTCGAGGAGGAGTACGGCGAGAACGTCATCACGGAAGACGAACTCTGGGACGACTACGACGGCGAGGCCCCCGCGGGGACCGTCGTCGTCAAGGACCGCATCGCCGACAACATGCTCCAGCAGTTGTTGACGCGGACCGAACAGTACGACGTGCTGGCGATGCCGAACCTGAACGGCGACTACCTCTCCGACGCCGCGGGCGCCCAGATCGGCGGCCTCGGCATCGCGCCGGGTGCGAACCTCGGCGAGGGCGCCTGCCTCGCTGAACCCGTTCACGGCTCCGCGCCGAAATACGCGGGCCAGGACAAGGTCAACCCGACAGCCATGATCCTTTCCGGCCGGATCATGCTCGAACAACTCGGCTGGGAAGACGCCGCCGGCCTCGTGCGTGACGCCGTCGAGGAGACCATCTCCTCGGGGACAGTCACCTACGACCTCCACCGACAGATCGAGGGCGGCACAAAGCTCGCGACGAGCGAGTACGCCGAGGCCGTCGTCGAGAACGTACACGACCTGGCGTGA